One Amycolatopsis thermophila DNA segment encodes these proteins:
- a CDS encoding sugar phosphate isomerase/epimerase family protein: MERTGWPGCSTISFRHLPLAAALSVIGECGFGEIDLGALPGVCDHVPYDLTDEAVREVAAEVRASGLRVRSVNGDIGDLNRPHDAAGRAAHLRRLLDLTASCGAQALVLPCGAQSRDPLTSLDEDVDLVAAQLHAAAEAAARHGVAIWVEAPHHHRLCWNTDLAGHLARRLDPAVGLVLDTSHIVASGGHPADYVERFAGRIAHVHLRDATPGHIHLSIGNGVVDFPATFAALRAAGYRGHCSLELETRDVTDDERPAAAVKAAEYIAGL; encoded by the coding sequence ATGGAGCGAACCGGTTGGCCGGGCTGTTCGACGATCAGCTTCCGGCACCTGCCACTGGCGGCGGCGCTGTCGGTCATCGGAGAGTGCGGTTTCGGCGAGATCGACCTCGGCGCGCTGCCGGGCGTGTGCGACCACGTCCCGTACGACCTGACCGACGAGGCGGTGCGCGAAGTCGCCGCCGAGGTCCGGGCCTCCGGCCTGCGGGTCCGGTCGGTCAACGGCGACATCGGTGACCTGAACCGGCCCCACGACGCGGCCGGGCGGGCCGCCCACCTGCGCCGCCTGCTCGACCTCACCGCGTCCTGCGGTGCCCAGGCCCTCGTGCTGCCCTGCGGTGCCCAGTCCCGCGACCCCCTCACCAGCCTGGACGAGGACGTCGACCTCGTCGCGGCCCAGCTGCACGCCGCGGCCGAAGCCGCGGCGCGGCACGGGGTCGCGATCTGGGTCGAGGCGCCGCACCACCACCGCCTGTGCTGGAACACCGACCTGGCCGGACACCTGGCGCGGCGGCTCGACCCGGCGGTCGGCCTGGTGCTGGACACCAGCCACATCGTCGCCTCCGGCGGTCACCCGGCCGACTACGTCGAGCGGTTCGCCGGCCGCATCGCGCACGTCCACCTGCGCGACGCCACGCCCGGTCACATCCACCTCAGCATCGGCAACGGCGTGGTCGACTTCCCGGCCACCTTCGCCGCACTCCGAGCCGCCGGCTACCGGGGGCACTGTTCCCTGGAGCTGGAGACCCGGGACGTCACCGACGACGAACGGCCGGCGGCCGCGGTGAAGGCCGCGGAATACATCGCCGGCCTGTGA
- a CDS encoding MFS transporter, with the protein MRSEALTMRGPVHGTPDARRVAWGSTAGAVIESYDFIGFGTAAALYFGHAFFPGASPVIGTLSAFATLGVGFVARPIGGIIGGHLGDKIGRKPVLVTSLIVMGLATFAIGLLPTYETAGVLAPVLLVTVRIIQGVAYGAEWGGAILMTYEHAPWRRKGAFTGIVQAGFPIGLLLANLVFLVSVNLSGDWAWRVPFLASLILVIVGLIVRSRVPESPVFEDVRDSGEIAKAPIVQVLREDWRNVLRGIGLRIAETAGYAVAVTYMISYLKSQELATSGATIMALCIASAIGIGATIAWGGLTDRIGRRPVYVWVTLFGALWAIPMFLLVNTASVIAIVITVVVSYAVCQNALAGSQGAWFPELFQARTRSSGASLAYQISAMISGVTPFVTTLLFLWLGWAGPALLFLAYSALGLVSALLTRETWSTREREAAARATAETPLPEPHRVS; encoded by the coding sequence ATGCGCAGCGAAGCGCTCACCATGCGCGGCCCGGTGCACGGCACCCCCGATGCGCGCCGGGTCGCCTGGGGCTCCACCGCGGGGGCCGTGATCGAGAGCTACGACTTCATCGGTTTCGGCACCGCGGCGGCCCTCTACTTCGGGCACGCGTTCTTCCCCGGCGCGTCACCCGTCATCGGCACGCTGTCCGCGTTCGCCACGCTCGGGGTCGGGTTCGTCGCGCGGCCGATCGGCGGCATCATCGGCGGTCATCTGGGCGACAAGATCGGCCGCAAGCCGGTGCTGGTGACGTCGCTGATCGTGATGGGACTGGCCACGTTCGCGATCGGCCTGCTGCCCACCTATGAGACGGCCGGTGTGCTGGCACCCGTCCTGCTGGTGACGGTGCGGATCATCCAGGGCGTGGCCTACGGCGCCGAGTGGGGTGGCGCGATCCTGATGACCTACGAGCACGCGCCGTGGCGCCGCAAGGGCGCGTTCACCGGCATCGTGCAGGCCGGGTTCCCGATCGGGTTGCTGCTGGCGAACCTGGTGTTCCTGGTGTCGGTGAACCTGTCCGGCGACTGGGCGTGGCGGGTGCCGTTCCTGGCGAGCCTGATCCTGGTGATCGTCGGCCTGATCGTGCGGTCGCGGGTGCCCGAGTCGCCGGTGTTCGAGGACGTCCGGGACAGCGGTGAGATCGCGAAGGCGCCGATCGTGCAGGTGCTGCGCGAGGACTGGCGCAACGTGCTCCGCGGCATCGGGCTGCGGATCGCGGAGACCGCCGGGTACGCGGTGGCGGTCACCTACATGATCTCGTACCTGAAGTCGCAGGAGCTGGCCACAAGCGGCGCGACGATCATGGCGCTGTGCATCGCCTCGGCGATCGGCATCGGCGCGACGATCGCGTGGGGCGGGCTGACCGACCGCATCGGGCGGCGGCCGGTGTACGTGTGGGTCACACTGTTCGGCGCGCTCTGGGCGATCCCGATGTTCCTGCTGGTCAACACCGCCTCGGTGATCGCCATCGTGATCACGGTGGTGGTGTCGTACGCGGTGTGCCAGAACGCGCTCGCCGGCTCGCAGGGAGCCTGGTTCCCGGAGCTGTTCCAGGCCCGGACGCGGTCCTCGGGGGCGTCGCTGGCCTACCAGATCTCGGCGATGATCTCCGGGGTGACGCCGTTCGTGACGACCCTGCTGTTCCTGTGGCTGGGCTGGGCCGGTCCGGCGCTGCTGTTCCTCGCGTACTCCGCGCTGGGCCTGGTGTCGGCCCTGCTGACGCGCGAAACGTGGAGCACACGCGAACGGGAAGCCGCGGCCCGTGCGACGGCGGAGACCCCGCTGCCGGAGCCGCACCGGGTGAGCTGA
- a CDS encoding TetR/AcrR family transcriptional regulator: MTTASRRERTRLPAAQRRRQILDVATRLIGEGGFWALSMQDVADACGLTVPGLLHHVGSKDGLLLAVLDHRDAEDFRSLAGELGLSESDVRRGWPKDISLAEACDALVRRNATQPEIVRLFSVLQAESLAPGHPAAAYFAARQRRVLAEFAAMVPGRVPEPESLARQVVAVMDGLQIQWLRDPEGTDLVAQWRTAAARLFTDLTP, encoded by the coding sequence ATGACCACGGCCTCCCGGCGGGAGCGGACGCGCCTGCCCGCCGCCCAGCGGCGCCGGCAGATCCTCGACGTGGCGACGCGCCTGATCGGTGAGGGCGGGTTCTGGGCGCTGTCGATGCAGGACGTCGCGGATGCGTGCGGTTTGACCGTGCCGGGGCTGCTGCACCACGTGGGGTCGAAGGACGGGTTGTTGCTGGCCGTGCTCGACCACCGTGACGCGGAGGACTTCCGGTCGCTGGCCGGGGAACTCGGGCTCAGCGAGTCCGACGTGCGGCGGGGCTGGCCGAAGGACATCTCGCTGGCCGAGGCGTGCGACGCGCTGGTTCGGCGGAACGCCACGCAGCCCGAAATCGTGCGGCTGTTCTCGGTCCTGCAGGCCGAGTCGCTGGCCCCGGGCCACCCGGCCGCGGCCTATTTCGCCGCCCGCCAGCGCCGCGTGCTGGCCGAGTTCGCGGCGATGGTGCCCGGTCGCGTCCCCGAGCCGGAATCCCTGGCGCGGCAGGTGGTGGCGGTGATGGACGGGCTGCAGATCCAATGGCTGCGCGACCCCGAGGGCACCGACCTGGTGGCGCAGTGGCGCACCGCGGCGGCGAGGCTGTTCACGGACCTGACGCCCTGA